The Clostridia bacterium DNA segment TTGGATAGAGACATCCAAAGCTGAGATCGGTTCATCACAAACAATTAGCTCTGGTTCTATGGCTAATGCTCTTGCAATACCAATTCTTTGTCTTTGGCCTCCAGAAAATTCGTGAGGGTAACGATTGGCATGTTCATGCTTTAGCCCAACACGGGACAAAAGGTCAAATATACGCATTTGACGTTCCTTCCCTGCATATAGGCGGTGCGTATCAATGCCTTCACCAATGATATCCGCAACCGTCATTCTAGTATTCAACGAAGCATAGGGATCTTGAAAAATCATCTGAATTCTCTTACGATAGGGCAACATCTCTTTCGGTTTCAACTTGGTAATATCATCTCCATCAAAAATGATTTGCCCATCTGTAGGATTATATAGCCGTATAATACAGCGGCCGGTAGTCGACTTACCACAACCGGATTCACCAACCAATCCAAAGGTTTCACCTTTTCTGATGAAAAAAGATATGCCATCCACCGCCTGAAGATATTGTCTTTTTGACTTTCTGCCACCTTTAATCACAAAGTATTTCTTAAGATTTTTTACTTCTAGTAGTTTTGGGCGATTATCATCCAACAATCTCACATCCTTTTTTATATCCTGCTACGGTAGGTGCTTCATCATCTAGTAGCCAGCAACTTGATATATGATCGTCGGAAACTTTGAAATTTGGCGCAGCCTCTTCTAGGCAGATTTGCATAGCATGAGGACAGCGTGTACTAAAGGGACATCCTTTCGGCGGAGACAACAAATCTGGTGGTGAACCTGGTATTGGAACTAGACGGTCCTTACTCTGTTCATCCATCCGGGGAACCGATTGCAGCAAGCCTATGGTATAAGGGTGAGACGGCAAGTGAAAGATTTGCTCAGTAGTCCCCTTTTCCATAATCTTCCCACCATACATAACCACCATATTGGTACAAATTTCTGCAATCACACCCAAGTCATGCGTAATAAGGATGATGGATGTATCAATCTCCTTCGACAACTTTTTCATTAGATCTAAAATCTGTGCCTGAATGGTCACATCCAGCGCGGTTGTAGGTTCATCTGCTATCAATAGTTTCGGGCTACACGAAAGTGCCGTAGCAATCATAACCCTTTGTCTCATTCCACCTGAAAACTCATGGGGGAAAGAGTTTATTCGCTTTTGCGGTTCCGGTATCCCAACTAAGCTAAGCATCTCTATGGCACGACTCAAAGCTTCTTTTTTGCTAACCTTGTTGTGTCTGCGAATCACTTCCACCATCTGATTCTTAATGCTATAGACAGGATTTAGAGAAGTCATGGGATCTTGAAATATCATGGATATCTCCCAGCCACGCATTTCACTCATTTGCTTCTCACTACGATTAACCAGGTTTTCCCCCTCGAACAAGATTTCTCCCTCTTTGATTCGACCAGGGTGGTCAATTAGTTTCATGATGGATAAAGCAGTTACACTTTTCCCGCTACCTGATTCTCCAACAATACCTAGTATGTCTCCCTTTTCCATGTTAAAGGAAACGCCACGCACAGCCTGCACTTCACCTAAGTGTGTGTAAAAAGAGGTCTTTAGATTATTGACTTCTAATAATCTACTCATTTTTTCACCTAGCCCTTCCTTAGTCTCGGGTCAAGGGCATCACGTAAACCATCACCCAAAAAATTGAATGCCAACATGGTAAAGGCAATCGCCAACGCTGGAAAGAAGAGCTGGTACGGATAGGTCGTAAGACCAGAAAGAGCATTACTTGCTAATACGCCCCAGGAGGCCATCGGAGCAGATACACCCAAACCGATAAAGCTTAAAAACGCTTCCGTAAACACAGCACTAGGAATCATCATGGCCATGGCAACGATAATCGGTCCCATGGCATTGGGAATCAGGTGGCGAAAAATAATCTTTCTTTTCGATACACCCAAGGTTATGGCTGCCAATACGAATTCCTGTTCTTTTAGGGCTAGCATCTGGCCACGAACCAGCCTTGCCATCGAAACCCAATATACACTGGACAGAGCAATAATGATGTTCCAAAGTCCATTATTCCTAAACCAAACCATAAGCAGTATCACATATAATACCAACGGAATAGAGTTAATAATATCCACGATACGCATCATAATGTTGTCCACGCGGCCACCCTCAAAGCCAGCTATGCTACCATACACGACACCAATAAATAGATTAACCATGGTCGCCACGAAAGCCACAAATAGGGAAATCCTAGCACCATACATCACTCTGGTTAACAAATCCCGCCCCAACCCATCTGTGCCAAAAGGAAAGCTCCTATTCCAAGTAGTCTTGGCTGGTTGGGTTTCAACCTGCCCTTTATAAGCCACTGTAAAATCATAGTCATATCCCTGCTTTTGAGGCAATGTATTATATGAAAAATCAATCGTAATCGCTTCTCCATCCATTTCATAAATATAGATTTTATTGATAATATCTTCATCTATACGCTCAAGACGGCGAATAATATTCCCCTTAGCTGAGACCTCAAGGAGTAAATAGTCATTGGTCAAATACAGGTAGGTATCTCCGATTTCATACAATTCTAATCTGGGTGGCGTATTTCGAAAATCATTGGCTTGGTCGGAATAACTGTAAGGCGTAAGGAAGGGTCCCAGTACACCAAACAAGATTACCAATATAATGATGACAATGCCCAACATGGACAACTTATTTTTCTTAAGTCTACGCCAGGCATCTGCCCAATAGGTCAGACTGGCTCGCTCACTTTCCTTTTCTTCTTCTTGTTCACCAATAAACACAAATCGTTTGTCACTCATATGCTATTCCTCCTTTCCAAATCTGATTCTTGGATCAATAAAGCCATAGGCTAAATCAACCAATAGAACCATAATGATATAGAAGGCAGCATAGAATACAGTCATGCCCATAATGGTCGTATAATCTCGATTGGTAACACTTTCCACGAAATATCGCCCCATGCCACCGATGGCGAAGATTTTTTCCACCACAAAAGAACCCGTTAAAATTGCAGCTACCATTGGACCTAAGTAGGTTACCACAGGAATCAGCGCATTTTTTACGGCATGTTTGGCGATGACCCAGAACTCTGGTATTCCATTGGCTCTTGCTGTTCGAATATAGTCCTGCCGCAAAACTTCCAACATGCTGGACCTAGTCAATCTAGTTACAAAGGATATAGAATATCCTGCCAGTGCAAGAACAGGCCCAATATATCCTAGTGGACTCGATAAACCAAAACTAGGTAGAATACCCAATTTACCTGCGAAAATATAAATAATCAATGTAGCAATGACAAAGCTTGGGACGGTAACACCCAAGGTAGCCATAAACATAACTATATAGTCAATCGTCTTATTTTGTTTAAGCGCTGATATGATCCCCAAGGGTATACCCACCACTACAATCAGGATACTAGCCAACCCTCCCACTCTGGCTGAATCGGGAAAGCCACCTGAAATGAGTTCATTCACCGTGGTACCAATTTTAGAATAAGATGGACCAAGGTCAAAGGTCACAAGGCCCTTCATATAGTCGAAATACTGTTTAGGCAGAGGATCGTTCAAATGATATTTTTCATTTAGCGTCCTCATAATCTCTTCCGGTACTGGTCTTTCCCTAGTAAATGGCCCCCCTGGAATGGCATGCATCATAGCAAAAGTAAGGGTTGCTATGAGCAACAGTGTAAGTACTGCTGAAATCAACCTTTTAAAGATATAAGAGTTCATTGTTACTCCTTTCTCAGATTATCGGTCGGTATCTTAGCCTCCAATAAAGCTACTTTTCGGAATATAAACTCAGCTTTTACAACAGTATGTATTACTAATTTAATTCGTTAAGACGTTAAATAATCCTTTAATACCGTTAAATTTACGTTATTTAGCAGTTTTAAGTATACTTTATCATCCTTTTATGTTCTTTTACCCAATCCCTTTCATTTCCTAGCATTCAATTCTCATAGACGCTTCTCAAAATATTTTCCTTCTTGCCTAAGCACCTAAAAAAGCCGACAATACTATTCTTACATGCTAAAATTAATTCGGAGGTGTACTTATGTGCGGACGTGTTAGTCTTTCTATGGAATGGAACCGGTTATCTTTTATTCTAGGCAATGATTTCAATATGGAAGAAATACCGGAAAAATTGAATTATAAGCCAAGATACAATATTGCTCCTGGATACAAACTACCTTGCATCATTACTAACCCAAAATCTGGCAAGCAGCGAGTTGGGCTCATGAAGTGGAACTATACTCCCTTTGTAAGAAAGAGCCAAACCAAAGACCGAGCCTTTACACTTATAAATGCTCGAGCTGAAACCATTGACAGCAAGCCTTCCTTTGTTCATTCCTTTCTAAATAATCCTTGTATCATTCCAGTTGAAGGATTCTATGAATGGGAAAAAAAAGATAAGGAAAAAATTCCTCATCTTTTCAAACCCAAAAATGACAAACTGCTTTATCTTGCTGCAATCTATACCCCCTTGCCTGATTCCATGGTAGCAGCTGGAGCGAATCCATATGGCTTCTTGATCATTACTACAAAAGGAAATGATCTGATGCTTCCGATTCATGAAAGAATGCCCGCCCTACTAACAGCAGACTTGGCAAGCTCTTGGCTTGATCTAACCAAAGACCCGGTAGAGCGAAAATCTCTGTTGCGCCCAGCATCAGAAAACCTACTTGTCCATTATCGTGTGGACCCTGCTGTAAACTCCACTCAGGCCGAAGGAATAGCCTGTACGAAACCAATAGACTAATAATACAGATTATGGAAAAATGGTGTAATGCAGATTAGAGCTAGGGTTAGCCAGAGAATTGTAACAATCCAAAACCGAACCGGCTCCTTATTTTTATATATTTTTCGATGCCCTAGGACACAGCCTACACTCAACGTGTGTACTATAGCAACCAATAGCATACTTCCAATAATAAGCCAAAACATATTTTCCTCCTTACCACTTGCCTCAAGCTTTCAAAACTTATTTACCCACCAACAAGCAGTATGCACTCTCTAGCTCGTATTCACAGAGACCAGGTATACTACTTTGGTTCTTTTTCCCAAATATTTCTAACATTACTATATCACATTTATATGTCTTTAGCAGTATTAAGATTTCTACTATTGATACCGTATTATTTATATTATCTGCATAGAGTATCAAGAACACACTAATCTTTTGCACAAAAAGAAGGCAGGCCTTCTCGGCCTGCCTCACCTGGTCTTTATTCAATTATTTACATCGTGGGGCTTTGAATCGGGTTCTGACTATAGCCGAATTGTTGGTTGGCAATTGCTTGTTCCACCTTTTCTGCATCATCCCACTCCTTACCTTCTAATGGTAACTCCCCTGGGAGCAATCGCGAAAAATGGATTAGCCCTCTGCCCTTTTCAAATGTACGACGTTCAAAATAAATTCCCTCATGATATCCCTCAGCGGGAATTTGGTAATCCACCTTGATTTGTGTATTACCATTTTCAGAAATCTTTGTTTCCATAATTGTGGCCGTCATCGTTTTCTCTTTACCTTCAAACATGAGTTTCTGGCTCCAACTACTTCCCGTCGTAAGGGGCAACTGCAGGATGATCAAATCCTTAAACTTAGAGTTTATTTTCTTCTCACCTAACCTAGTATTTTCCAAAACATGTTCCGTAATTCTGCCACGGCTACCATCCACTTCATATTGGACGGTAAAATTGCCGGGAATTCCACTGCCGTCATATTCGAAGTCTCCTTCAACTGTATACGTTCGTCCATCTTCTTGGTATTCGACCCCAGTGAGCGTCGCCCGATGAGCATACTCTGCAACACCATAATAGAGCATCATCGTATCCTGAGGAGGCAACCATGTTTGAGCAAGTAGTTCAAAAGGATAGCCCGAAGCACCTCGGTTAAGCATATAGCCGACTTCAAAATTCCCATCGTCTGCCAAAATTAGTGCACTAAAAGCAGTAATTCCCAAACCTTTACTAAAAGTTCTTTCCTCATAATAGTCACTTTTCAAATCATCATATCTCACTGTGATACGTTCCATATCGTCCATTCCAGTAATCTCAGCACTCAAAAAAAGAGTTTCGCCTTCTACTGTCTGTACTTCTTGATTCCAGGTATTGCCTACTTCCAAGGGATACTTCAGTAACACCATATCCACAATATCTTTACCCATCATTCGCGGGGCATCTCGCTTCTGCTTCCACTGACCCTCGCCCAGCGTATACTCTACGTTCACCTCTAAGAGCGACTCCGCCATTTCTCCTGACATATCGTCTGCCATGCCAGAAATAATCATTTGTAAGCTATCTTCACGACAAAAGCGCTGCTCTATGCTCATGGTATGCCCATATTCGGCAAACCCTTCATAAGCCCATACAAATCCTTCCTTAAGTGGCAAATAAGCACGAAGAGCCTCGAAAGCCCTCGCTTCTTCCTCTTCGCTCATCACTAGTTCCTCAGAATCCACTACCGGTTCTTCTAGCTCCGGTTCTTCCACCGGATTCTCACTAGATTCATCCGAATACTGACAAGCATCCAATCCCAACACCAGAAGTAACAATAACAGAAGAAAAACGGTTATCTTTTTCATGGTTCACTCCTTTGAGCATCTTTTGGTTTTCCCTTGCATATCTGTGCATTTTTCAGTTCCACAAGTAAGATCGCAGCAATAATTACAGCGCCACCAATTATTATCCGTAAGCTCAACGTTTCACCCAACAACATCACTCCAAGCCCTGCAGCAAACAAAGATTCCGCAGACAAGAAAATGGATACATGAGAAGAAGATGTATATTTTTGAGCAGTAGTCTGTAATGTAAGACACAGGAAACTGGAGAATACACCCAAATACAACAATGCGCCCCAAGCCCGAGAAGATAAATTGAAGCTAATTGGTTCGCTAACAAGTGCCGTAGCTAAAAATAGGATGCAAGCTACTAGCATCTGCATATAAGTGAGTTTAAGTACATCCATTTCCTTGGCAAACACCTCTATGGTCAAGATATGAAGAGCAAAAAAGAAAGCGCAGACCAAGGTTAGTCCATCACCTAAATTAAAGCCACTCACTTGATCTAGGCTAATTAAGCCTACCCCGATGATGGCTGCAAAGCTAGCCACAAATTCCCTAAGCAAGGGACGTTTTCGGTGGATTAACCAATATAGGAAGGGTACCATTACGACATAGGTAGCGGTGACAAATCCCTGTTTAGAAGCTGTAGTATACTGTAGTCCAATGGTTTGACTTGCATACCCCAAATAAAGCAAGAGGCCCACCACCAAACCTCCTTTTATATCTTTTTTCTCAATTTTACCAATCTTGGTAAATAGAAATAATCTCATAGCCACAACAGCAATTAGAAATCGAAAAAAATTCAGGCTCATTGGGCCCAAACTATTTAATGTATCCTTTACTGCAACGAACCCCCCTCCCCAAAGGAAGGCCACGAATATCAAAGTCATATCAGATAAAATCTGTTTTTTTCTATTGTTCATTTATATACCGAATCCTCAACTTACTATTCATTATTGTATCTCTTTTTTCCTATATTAGGAAACCGAATAATTGGCCCAAATAAAACAGACCTCCTTCTACTACGGATGCACGGATGATCTGTCGAGTTTTTCATTGTAAACCCTCTACTAATTAGCATACCACAAGTACCTATTCCTATGCAGAAAGAATCTAACCTTACGCACCAGAACTTTAATTGCATAGCTCAACTATATCGGTTCTAAAAACCAAATATGGCTTCCTTACGGAAGTCATATTTGTCTATTATTTAATATTATTTACAAGATACTCCCCTTCTTAGCTCTAAAGCTTGTAGGAAAACCTTCATCCAATAAGTGAAATCAAACTAAAAGTATATCTACAAAAGCTGTTTCGCTATGAGCAAGAGGTTTGCAAGCACTCACTACAAATTCGTACGGATTAAGTGGTAGATTGTTCAAATAAAGGTTTTATCGTATCGTTCATCCTTATTTTGTTTATTTAGATACATTTCTCGGTCGGCTCTTTGTACCATCGTATCAATTTTTTCACCCATTTTATACTCACTGCTTCCTACAGAAATAAATACCATATCCAGACCTTTGACACTAGGAACATAGTTTGCAACCTTCCCTTGAATTTTAACTGCCACTCGGCGCGCTTGTTCCAAAGTAATGCCTGGCAATAGAATAATGAATTCATCACCACCCCAACGTACCAAGATATCTGTTGAGCGTATCGTTTTATTGATAAGTGCACTAACTTCCTTAAGAATCTTATCTCCTGCTAGGTGTCCGTGTTGATCATTAATTTTCTTGAAATCATCAATATCAAAAATAATCATGGAGAGCACACCGCCGTAGCGATCTACCCTATGAGATTCTCTTGCAAAAGCTTCATCCAATTTACTTCGATTCCCCACTTGTGTTAAATGATCCTTACCACTAAGCTTCTGCTGTACTTCACGGTTATGTTGAACGCTTGTCAAAGTAGTCAGCACTAAAATCCAAAGGATTAACAGGAGAGCTGAATTGCTGAGGAATACTTGGTATATATAGCCTGCCTGTTCGTGCTCATCGAAAAAAATATCATAGCCTACATGTTCTCCGTCAACCGTACTAAAGCTTAGGAAAATCAAGCTGAAATAGCGGCCACCTATTCTTTCACTAACTACAAAATCCTTATGCTTAGGAACTTGCGA contains these protein-coding regions:
- a CDS encoding ATP-binding cassette domain-containing protein, with the protein product MLDDNRPKLLEVKNLKKYFVIKGGRKSKRQYLQAVDGISFFIRKGETFGLVGESGCGKSTTGRCIIRLYNPTDGQIIFDGDDITKLKPKEMLPYRKRIQMIFQDPYASLNTRMTVADIIGEGIDTHRLYAGKERQMRIFDLLSRVGLKHEHANRYPHEFSGGQRQRIGIARALAIEPELIVCDEPISALDVSIQAQVVNMLEDLQEEMGLTYLFIAHDLSMVKHISDRIGVMYLGNMMEICESNELYAYPLHPYTKALLSSIPIPDPELNKKSKRIILEGDVKSPINMPEGCRFASRCRYAEEICTSKTPELRELRKDHYVACHLVEKVNATE
- a CDS encoding ABC transporter ATP-binding protein → MSRLLEVNNLKTSFYTHLGEVQAVRGVSFNMEKGDILGIVGESGSGKSVTALSIMKLIDHPGRIKEGEILFEGENLVNRSEKQMSEMRGWEISMIFQDPMTSLNPVYSIKNQMVEVIRRHNKVSKKEALSRAIEMLSLVGIPEPQKRINSFPHEFSGGMRQRVMIATALSCSPKLLIADEPTTALDVTIQAQILDLMKKLSKEIDTSIILITHDLGVIAEICTNMVVMYGGKIMEKGTTEQIFHLPSHPYTIGLLQSVPRMDEQSKDRLVPIPGSPPDLLSPPKGCPFSTRCPHAMQICLEEAAPNFKVSDDHISSCWLLDDEAPTVAGYKKGCEIVG
- a CDS encoding ABC transporter permease encodes the protein MSDKRFVFIGEQEEEKESERASLTYWADAWRRLKKNKLSMLGIVIIILVILFGVLGPFLTPYSYSDQANDFRNTPPRLELYEIGDTYLYLTNDYLLLEVSAKGNIIRRLERIDEDIINKIYIYEMDGEAITIDFSYNTLPQKQGYDYDFTVAYKGQVETQPAKTTWNRSFPFGTDGLGRDLLTRVMYGARISLFVAFVATMVNLFIGVVYGSIAGFEGGRVDNIMMRIVDIINSIPLVLYVILLMVWFRNNGLWNIIIALSSVYWVSMARLVRGQMLALKEQEFVLAAITLGVSKRKIIFRHLIPNAMGPIIVAMAMMIPSAVFTEAFLSFIGLGVSAPMASWGVLASNALSGLTTYPYQLFFPALAIAFTMLAFNFLGDGLRDALDPRLRKG
- a CDS encoding ABC transporter permease, giving the protein MNSYIFKRLISAVLTLLLIATLTFAMMHAIPGGPFTRERPVPEEIMRTLNEKYHLNDPLPKQYFDYMKGLVTFDLGPSYSKIGTTVNELISGGFPDSARVGGLASILIVVVGIPLGIISALKQNKTIDYIVMFMATLGVTVPSFVIATLIIYIFAGKLGILPSFGLSSPLGYIGPVLALAGYSISFVTRLTRSSMLEVLRQDYIRTARANGIPEFWVIAKHAVKNALIPVVTYLGPMVAAILTGSFVVEKIFAIGGMGRYFVESVTNRDYTTIMGMTVFYAAFYIIMVLLVDLAYGFIDPRIRFGKEE
- a CDS encoding SOS response-associated peptidase — translated: MCGRVSLSMEWNRLSFILGNDFNMEEIPEKLNYKPRYNIAPGYKLPCIITNPKSGKQRVGLMKWNYTPFVRKSQTKDRAFTLINARAETIDSKPSFVHSFLNNPCIIPVEGFYEWEKKDKEKIPHLFKPKNDKLLYLAAIYTPLPDSMVAAGANPYGFLIITTKGNDLMLPIHERMPALLTADLASSWLDLTKDPVERKSLLRPASENLLVHYRVDPAVNSTQAEGIACTKPID
- a CDS encoding DMT family transporter gives rise to the protein MNNRKKQILSDMTLIFVAFLWGGGFVAVKDTLNSLGPMSLNFFRFLIAVVAMRLFLFTKIGKIEKKDIKGGLVVGLLLYLGYASQTIGLQYTTASKQGFVTATYVVMVPFLYWLIHRKRPLLREFVASFAAIIGVGLISLDQVSGFNLGDGLTLVCAFFFALHILTIEVFAKEMDVLKLTYMQMLVACILFLATALVSEPISFNLSSRAWGALLYLGVFSSFLCLTLQTTAQKYTSSSHVSIFLSAESLFAAGLGVMLLGETLSLRIIIGGAVIIAAILLVELKNAQICKGKPKDAQRSEP